A stretch of DNA from Carya illinoinensis cultivar Pawnee chromosome 12, C.illinoinensisPawnee_v1, whole genome shotgun sequence:
AATTTTATCCTCCGTTTTTAGACTTCTTATTTAATTACCAAAAGCATACAATATATCTAGCTGATCATCAACATGCATTAATATATTGGTCTAAACGTACACTTGCAGATACAAACTGTGAAGCTTCTTCTCCTGTTAGATTTTTTTGGGTTCGGCCTGATGGCTCTCCTCACTCACTTCCTAGCAAAGGGTGCAAAACGTATCTTGGTTCTTGGTTGGATTTCTCTGGTATTCAACCTTGGTGTATTTGCTGCACCTCTCTGCATCATGGTGAGAAGTTAACAAGAAATTTCTATCCCTAGTACTTTCAGAAACCGTTCCATTCTACGTACGCACCTTAGTTTCACATCactgattaatatatattaatcatgcaactatatatatgaacttATACAGAGACAAGTTATGAGAACCAAGAGCGTCGAGTATATGCCATTCCCTTTATCCTTCTTTCTAACCTTAGGTGCTGTGGCGTGGTTCTTTTATGGCCTTTTTCTCAAGGACTACTATATTGCTGTAAGTGCATTATTAACGTACTTCCCCCAACTACTTACTCGTTAATTAATGCGTCCGGCCGTTCTAcgttcctttttaattatctTATTGCTAATCTTTTTGCGCATCGAGTACAGCTTCCAAATACAGTGGGCTTTATCTTCGGCATTGCTCAGATGGCGCTGTATCTGATTTACAAGGACGCGAAGAAGGTTTCGGAGGAGACGAAGCTCCATGTACCCGAACACATAGTTGATTTGGTTAAGCTTAGCACAATTGTGTGTCCTGAAATTAATACCGTTGTTCCGCTTTCAAAGGCCAGCGATAATGAAGCAATTGGAGATCCCGCTGAAAAAGAAAAGGCCCAAGAAACCAAGGAAGACATGAATGAAACGATTAAAGCTTAAGAAATATTCAAgaaaatgcatgcatgatgcatATAATATGGTTTTTAATTTGCTTGTATTAATTTAGTTTTGCTAATTGCCAGGGTACGTTTGTAATCGCGTCGTACGTAGTTAGTATCTTAATTTATGCATGTGTAGTGCTTTGGTTTGCATGTTTCTCATGATGTCAAGGGTTTGGTAACTTTGGTGTACGTAGATCGTCTCTCCCTTATTGTCCCTCTCAAGAAGTGCCTATTCTAACGTAATCCAGTCTTGAGTGAAGACTGGATTACGTTAGAATGAGTTCTGCTACAGGTACCCGCCAATGGGTACCTTTTGCGGAATCACTGACGTGGCACGTCGACCAGCAGATGCAGATAACAACAATAGgcctttcacttttttttttttttttcccttcttcacTTTCTCACTCTCTACCTACTCTGCAAACCCACCACAAAGCCACCAACACAAAGCATGTAGCGAAGCTGTGATTAAGTGTTAAATCGAACAACAGCACTAGCTAGAATGTTCATCCATCTTCCTGCAAGATAAATAATAGAGAGCATGAGAATGAGATCATAGAAAGTATCAGAGGAAGAGAGCACACAGCTATCGTTGGAgacgaaaagaaagaaaaagtgcaCAAACTCTAAATCAGGAGCAGCAAAGAAAGATATTAATCATATCTAGAAGGAGGAGGTTTGATGGTCGAGATAACGTAAAAAGCAAGCCCAAATCTTTGGTCGTCCTAGCGTGTATGCCATGTAACAAAATCCAGTGTAAAACCAAGGCCGAAAGACCAGATTCATACTCGTTTTTTCTCCAAGGAAATCAAAAGCGATTGCTGGGTAAGTCCGTCAAAGTATTGAAGCTACTACGGAATCGTGTACATAGAGATCATGAGATTACAAGGACCTTTGGTATGCATTCaagctgcaaaaaaaaaaaaaaaggccagaAACCCAGAAAGTAAATTTAGAAGCAAATAGCATGAAACCCTGCACTCGGCGTTTCGTCTTCGTGGTTCTCTGAGGGAAGCTTGCACCCAGGAAGCTGCTGAATCTCATGTGGGCCATTCGTGAATCGTTTCAACCTAATTGTGTAAAAATGAAACTCTCCGTTTTATTATTACACGTGATGGACGTGTACGAGGTGCTCCCAACTCGTGTGCAAATAGAGTTTCTGGTATATATATCCGAtcccttttatcatttttttcacaaaGGCAAGGTTATCATTCAATTGCATGGCAAAAATGGCCCCACAGGATCGATCAgttgaataattaattaatgaggcttgatcttaattaattattatatataagatggGTCAAAAAAATTCCATAAGACTGCCAAAGCAACAAGATGGTATGTAGTAACCGAGAATAGTACTCTGAGTAGTGTCCTGCATGGTTggagaaacaaacaaaaaaaggcTCCCAACCATCAGACTAAATAGTGGAGAATTTTTGGAGAATTTCAGATTCTGTCTTCACTGTCGCAAGTGTCGACTTAAAAGTTGGTCTCAATCAGCCCAAATGCTTAGTGGGAGCCCCATGGTATAGGCACAGTgaggaaataaaaaagaacgaTAGTGAAACAATAAACCCAAAAACTGGTAATTATAATAAGCATGAGTACTTCTGTTCTACATTTTCTCCTCTCGTCATAATTAATGGAAATGTTCATAACACCCAACTAATTAAATACGTGTAGTTAAccataaaattagaaattatagGTTCATTTTTCagccaaaagaaaaagacatCACCTTAAATATTGTGTTATTATTGGGTAAATgggtataactatataatagtcaTTTTGCAACTTCTTCtttcgttttctttctttttctttcttttcttttttttctttatttttggccttgatataactatatagtactGTAACTTAATTTTGGTCGGTAATGCAGGTGTACATGATGATGACCTGCTTCCACGCTAATATTAATGGACAAAGAGTACCAAGCGCCCTAGAAATCCTCGCGTACATAGAATTTAGCAAATTCTGGACAGGCTTTTAAACAAGAGCTTTTTGCTTTCTACAAATCCTGTCTTTTTGCAAGTGTAAGAGTAATTATGCCAGGGCTTCTATCAATGGCCTTCccgtatatattatatatggtcATATTTTATTGTGTTAAAATCAAACTTATGTAACCCTCTCGGAGAATACTAGTTGTCCAGGCACTTCTCGATAAGTTCAGCGCGCGACACCATGGCCTCTCCTCTGTAATCTACCTGTGAGAATAAAGGAAAGACGCAGGGTCATCGGAGTGGAAAATTCATTCGAATTTATAGAAGATGTAGTGCATTTAATGGAGAAGTTCTCATTCGAATTCACTTCTCGCGGAAAGTGTCTTGTGAGGACCGTGCCAAACCGAGAGAAAAGATGCCCTCCTGCTGGCAATAAACTAGAGACAAGGAGGTGCCAGTTGGTTCGCCAGACAGAATTAAGATTATCCTAACAGATAACTGTGATAACCCAGACTTGGTTcctatcttttattatttttgcctTAGTCCAATTAGAATTTAGCCTTTGGTTTGTAAGATGGGTTTTTTAGTAAGTGACAACGGCCTTACCTTTTTGCTAAAGAGAAAGGTGCCCAGGCCACAAGAATTGTAACAGtacgttagaaattcaatgataGAATTTCTATATGTTTTAGGAaactcgtgaaaactccataagttttcatgaatcaaccaatcgcataaattttagactGTTAACAtaatcagtgttatcactcactatagtatcagaaatgcgattttaattatttaagatagttagaagtgttagaatgCATTATGGTCTGCGCAATTaaactcagttgattatttaggattttatggcacaataacctattttcatattttaggaCGCAACGCCTGTTCaaaattgtgaatttatttttaagggtaCTTCAAGGTCAAATTTCAgtaaatgattttcactgtaaatttatatgaatatttaagaatttttagtactaaatttattattcattttttggagtgaatagtagtCTCAATAAGCGCACCAAgtgtaatgttttcaaaatcacagtgtggaatatccaaattagattagagaagttttatttagacactttggaagatcttagccacacataataaatagtattagacacttttCACCATGAGCAACATTGATGGATTTGACGAAATTAAGGTGTGAGATCAGATCACCTAAGCTAAAACCCTATTCTATCtatgatgacctgcttttacgtgtattttcactgaatggttgtttttaatttaattaatatattggtttattagtttttaatttatttgatgttgtgtttaatttatctagtctttttacggtttttaaaatcgttttaggcggatcagtttttggatcctagagtgaggattggacctcatttcttttcttttctctttttctttttccctttttccttttcttattcttcttttttttcctttctttctttttcttcttcttttcttccccgttttctctctccccacgCAGCCCCCTTCTCCTTCCCCTTCCCATCACCGCCTATTTACCAGCCCAGTGTgccgccgtctggccaccgtgtagtacaccactcCCATCAAAATctttccctcccaccagagatcatccccaccaattttcagaaccATCGGACCAACTGTTAGCCGTCACGCGCGGCTGGAAGTCATGGCACCAGCCCTCTTTTTTCTCTATGTCGCCGGTTTCTTTCTCAGCCTAGAACCGCAGCTCACCGGTGgagtggcctacaccacccacccagttttctttccctctcaccggtgaacatccccaccaagtttcacctccatccgagccaccgttagccgccacgagctcctctaagccacacggattttcaccgattccggggccgtcgcaccacctccggccaccatctcttcatagcttcttcccctacctcttgccaacctaacccaccaatttctggcctcgatccgttgccggagcagctcccgtgagctcaactctgatttgggcttttttcacttccaccgccatttccaccaccacccacgaccaaacctcacttcctttagcttcataatcatctcaaaatcattccctatcaatttcgtgccttggtttgtccccgttcgaaagtgggtaatttactacccacggccacagtgtaaattacactgttaagTTACTTTTcatccgccgtttgcaacgctgcgagctttcaaaaaataccgtatagcgctgtaagtatttttcaaactctacttttagatttaaatatattatgctcttacaataattatttatctggttagttggttgattctgaactgagtccaaggagttcgggggtcggatggattaaggacggagttgcttgatgtgTTGATTTGGATTGGTTGGCTGTTTtatgccttgaggttgcatttatatattgcattcatgcgcattttattttaattgagaaagtcatgttttgttggcgtaaatgaaatttcgggtgcatgtgtctcacgagcccaagccgggatgggttattatttcggtgaagctcctctggtcactcaggagtggataatacttaGTGACATCTCCTGCGGcgatcggatcgcacgatacagtattgctgtcgtgtcgactccgtagtccctagagtggcagggactagatgATGGCCTGGTCAGGGACACGCTGGGTGCGaatctgggcatcgctcgtttaggcgtcacatgcgtagtcattacctgcggtatggcacagagccagagtgtgcagatgatccctaggggagatcattgtgcatgcataattggattggttttatggttttcggatacgggccattttcttggaaaatggcgaggtttggtttgaggctttgtgatctattttctgggaaaatggtggtttgggccattatctgggataatggcgaggcttgattTTAAacgttatgtttttgggtcagaTGGGTtgttggcgtgcgtggaaaaatatggcttTACgtgtcatgtgcattggcttttctttcatgcatgttatttgagttaatatgtttttatctagtggtgttcagattttacttacctgcagcaccatttttggttcagagttcgaggaggaggaagaggctgaccccgaggatgcagctccgccggagttttgagttgaaatttaagctttgttgttggtCTGaactatatttttgttttgtaatattttattatgtatgttttgaatagttttgtattaaacaatgaaaattctgatacttagttatatgactttgctatccactgcgtgtttcttcgtacacatttattgcttatacacacacttggcactcgtcgatcaAGTCATCGGCattcgtcgatagggtggtaacccgtgatgtcatcatccagacgtcttgatttccccgtgtccgtgcttggggatttgggggcgtcacaggtggtatcagagcggtttggctctgggtaaaaccacatgtcacgtagggagtaccagaatgtttttaaagttgtgttttaaaatttattttaagtaaagttgctatttgacatattttatttgtttttatttatttagttatgttattgcatgctggtttctttttgtttcttgctatgtggtttggttttggtttttggttttatgttgttggttttatttgtttttcttaaaagggatcaaaggttgtgttgtggcaggaaaatggtgagaccaagaaaatctactcaggagccacgggacgatacatcgagagatgatttcatagcccaagcaatacggcagatgactgagttcatgcaacagaattttaggtcCCAACAAGgaaggccttggccacaacaaaaATGGCCTTGGCCGCAACAaaggggtccttggccacaacaagaagggcctTGGCCGCAACAatgagggctttggccacaaccaggagggccttggccacaacaaggagggctttggccataaccaggaggtccttggccacaacaagaagggccttggctactacctggagggcctagtggacgggtgcaagctgggtgcacctatgagcgctttctggagcatagaactccacacttcactggagaagaggattcaCTTCAAGctagaaagtgggtcagagatttggaaagaacctttgaagtatgtggttacactaaggcgcaacaagtactctatgccagctatctgttgcaaggcaccgcttctgagtggtgggatacgaagagagtgatgctggaatcagagtTGGGATCTTTCACCACTGTAACCTAGCAgcacttcaagaaagagtttaatgatcgcttctttcccgcttctgtaaggtggcaaaaggcaagagagttctcaagcttggtccaagggagcatgaccgtggaacagtacacccgaagatttatagaacttgggcgatttgctccctacctcatcgccacagaggaaatgcgagccgagcattttcaggagggtctacgtcctgatatacgccgtatggtggtcagccactggatatccacttttcaggatttagtggatgtggccactcttgtggagcgagagaataacttgagtatgggctcccctccaggacataagaggcagagtttttctggtgaaggaagtagtttggtttcgcctcagaaatttttTTAGCATACCAGAACTCGACcacaagcgtcctcaggtgttagtatgggaggacgagtgccagtttgtggagtttgtaatagagcccatgtgggtgagtgcccttctggtggggctcgatgctataattgtggccagcaggggtcactttgctcgtgagtgtcctagaccagttcaaggaagccgtggaggtagacgcggtggaagaacaaatccaaggcaaacactgcaagcctgggtttatgctgtcacaccgggagatgtggatgatgaggcaccagcgacccatgatgctggagtaattacaggtatggatctaatttaatttaatgttggatttgatttttggtgtgtattggtttcttctttgttttttttttttttggatttcatgggtttatgtgtttggttcagggagattccgtttatatgagttttatgcttacACTTTGTTTGATccgggtgcttcacagtcatttgcaTCTTTCacttttgctcggatgtgtaatttggttacggaacccttgccgaagtcattggtagtggctctacccaatggtgaaatggtgtggtgttccaaagttgctttgggttgcccattaaattttgatggaaggttcttggatgctaatttggtggtgtttaagctgttgggttttgatatcatcctcgggatggattggctataccaatattctgcgagtattaattccagaagtcgggtaattagctttcagcttccagatggtgattgtctagaatttgcggggagtaagctaaaagaaaagccgataattataacagcaattcaagcaagaagagagattgcatgaggagcggatgccttcttagtccagatggtgtctacgccatttgagaagaagtctttggtagacattctcgttgtggaagaattccccgatgtgtttgtggatgacttgcctgggctaccccctattcgtgaaatggagtttgttatagacttggaacctggagcggctcctgtatataaagctccttactgcatggcaccgactgaattaaaagagttgaagactcagttgcaagagttggttgacaaggggtttattcaaccaagtacttcgccgtagggtgcgccagtgctatttgttaaaaagaaagatggaaccctctgtatgtgcattgattatcaggaattaaataaggtgatcatcaagaataaatatcctttcccgcggatagatgatttatttgatcagcttcaaggagcagctgtgttctcaaagatttgaggtcaggatactaccagttgaggatcagagacaaggatgtacccaaaactgctttcaggtcgagatatgggcattatgaatttaaggtgatgccgtttggattagccaatgcccctactgctttcatggatttaatgaatcgggtatttagaccttatctagattcttttgtggtagtattcattgatgatattctgatttattcccgagatgttgaagagcatgtttatcatcttcgtctagttcttgggaaattgagagaacatcagttgtatgccaacctcagcaagtgtgaattctggttagaggaagtcagattcttgggcatgtgatttcccgaggcggagtggctgttgatcctaataaggtggaagccattttgtcatggtagCGTCCGACTACCGTGCGTGAGATCTGGAGTTTCTTAGGACTTGCCGGATCTTAtcaaagatttgtggagggatttgctcgtctatccggacctctcacagcgttgactagaaagaatgcagaatttttttggtcagataagtgtgagagaagcttccaagaattgaagaacaggttgacgacggcaccagtgttagcgcttccagaaccgcacaagccattcgtagtcttcagcgatacgtctaaatttggattgggttgtgtccttatgcaggaaggacgggttgttgcttatgcatcccttcagctaaaggaccatgagaagaattatccgacgcacgatttggaattggctgcgattgtttttgctcttaagatctggcggcactttttgtatagggaagcttgcgaagtatacaccgatcacaagagcttgaaccacttgttttcccagaaaaatctgaacatgaggcagaggcgatggctagagctaatcggtaactaccagtgcgagatcaagtatcatccggggaaggcaaatatagttgctgatgctttgagttgaaaatcgcacttggaagatgaagccgagtcgtcagaattggattctttgctttgcgggatgagaataCTCCTTATTAAAAGTTCACAGTAAGAggagatattatcttcaattcttaatattcgagtggctaattttgaggaattgaaaactcttcaaaggaaggatctgaaGCTGCAGGATATCAGAAAATGAGTCAGAAAATATAGAGGGTCGTTGCATTACAGTATGGATAAaaatggaattcttcggttccgagatcgtagggtggtccccaaagattcaaaattcaaggagcggatcatggcagaagttcatgcggccccttatttagTTCATCTCgacagtacgaagatgtaccgggacttgaagaaaaatt
This window harbors:
- the LOC122289175 gene encoding bidirectional sugar transporter SWEET10-like codes for the protein MAIHQSWAFAFGLLGNIISFMVYLAPLPTFYQIYQKKSSGGFQSVPYVVALFSSMLWIYYAMVKKDANLLITINSIGCLIESIYIMLFIFYATKKTRIQTVKLLLLLDFFGFGLMALLTHFLAKGAKRILVLGWISLVFNLGVFAAPLCIMRQVMRTKSVEYMPFPLSFFLTLGAVAWFFYGLFLKDYYIALPNTVGFIFGIAQMALYLIYKDAKKVSEETKLHVPEHIVDLVKLSTIVCPEINTVVPLSKASDNEAIGDPAEKEKAQETKEDMNETIKA